The following is a genomic window from uncultured Draconibacterium sp..
TTTGGAGTAACCACAGCAGTTACACACACCAGAGATGTTGCTTATAAGTCGGTAGATCCAACAACAAGCTTGGGATATACGCTATATATTTCGAAAAAGGTTGACAAAAGAGTTCGCGACCTTTACTCACGACCTTTTCAGATGTCGCCGGAACTGGTTGTTTTCTACCACGAAGAAGCTTTTATTGCCCGATTGCGACTACTTGCAGAATATACTGATAAAACATTGGGCGTTTTCGTTCAAAACAACTTTACAAACAATATTCATACTTTGGGAGGAACAATTGGATACCGACATAATTTTGCGCGCCTCAACCTGAATGCAGGAATGGGTATCCCAGGCATTTCAGATTATAACGCTTTTATGTGCGAGTTATCGTTTAATATTATTGTTCCGCCTTTTAGCCATTCAAAATATAATCCCTGGGCACCTACAAAAAAATAAATCACAACATCGCTATCTCTTTCACATAAAATATTTTAAAACCGATCTCATGTTAATTTGAATTTGTATTTTCACCACTCATTTTAATCGGGATAAACTTAATGTACTTTAAAAAACTTCTATTTGCTTTACTAGTATTGCCATGTGCAGTTTTTGCTCAAGATCCCGGTTATTCGCAGTTTTTTGCGAATCCTCTTCACTTAAATCCGGCTTTTGCCGGAACCACCGAACTTCCCCGGATGGTAATTAATTACCGTAACCAGTGGCCAGAAAAAGGAAACTCGTTTACCACCTATTCCCTTTCTTACGATTTCCTTTTGAAAGAACGAAATGCCGGAATTGGATTTCAGGCGTATCACGACCGCGAACCAAATAATATAATAACAACAAGTGCTGCAATTGCAACGTATTCTTACCATCTGCAATTGGGATTGGAAAGTTTTATGACGCTGGGACTAAATGCCGGACTTGTGAGAAAACAATTCGATACCAATGGATTGATATTCCCGTCAGAGATTAATCAGCTTTCAGGAGTTATTACGGGCTCAACCGAGGCCAACCTTTACGAAGGAAGCAAAACCTACCCCGATTTTGCCATTGGAGCAGTAGGCCAGCACCGTCAGGTATTTTGGGGAGCCAGCCTGCATCATTTAACCACACCTGATGAGTCAATTCATCAGGGAGATAACAAGGGAAAAGTTCCGATGAAAATCACGGTACATGCAGGTACCCGACTGCACAAGTTTCACCACGCTTTATTATCGCGGCGTTTTACGCTTTCGCCAAATATACTTTACCAACAACAAGGATCGTTTAAGCAGCTTAATCTTGGAATTTATATGATTGAAAAATCATTTTTGTTTGGAGCTTGGTTCAGGAATAACATCGACACACGACCTGACGCTATAATTGCTTTAATTGGCTTTGCACGCGAGAAATTTCAGTTCGGATACAGTTTCGACTACACCCTTTCTGAACTTTCTAATTACAGCTATGGATCACATGAATTATCAATTACATTTTTTGTAGGAGCCAAAGGAGAACATAAAATCAGAAATAAGCTCCTTATTCCCATGCTTTAGTTTTTGTTGTGTATTTTTTTTCATCATGGTGCAGCTGCCATGGTACAACAAAATGTTCCTCGGAGTGAAAATGGTGTTGTTTTTTTATTGGCCGATACTCCTTAAATACACAATATTCTTTTTCGGAATAAAAACCGAATTTAAATTTAGACATCATCTTTTCTTGTTTTTTTCAATTTACTTCAATATCTCAAATCGTACTCTATTGTCTAAAAATCAATTTTGAAACAACAGTTGTTTATACGGTTTTATGAAAGTAAAAGATACTAAGAAAGCAGATGAAAATCAATAAATTTAACACATTTTAGTGCAATCGATTGTATTAGAACAACAGGGTTATATTGCCTTTTTGTTTGTGCGAATCGCCCATAATATCGCTATATTCCAGCACCCATGTATACACTCCCGAAGGAGCAAAATTACCATTACGCATTTTACCATCCCAGCCTTGTTCCTGGCTGTTCGATTCGAAAATAAGTTCGCCCCACCGATTAAAAATTAATAGGTTGTATCCATCGTTTACAACGCCTTTAGCATGCAACCTAAACTCCTGATCTTCCGGCAAGCTCGCATTGGGAGAAAAAGCCGTTGGAGGATTTATTTTATCAAAAACAACACTTATCTGTTTTACAATGGTATCGGCGCAGCCAAAACTGTTAACGGCCTCAAGCGTCATATTATAAACCCCCATATCCTCGTATGAATGAACAGGGTCTGTTTCGGCGGAATATGTGCTGTCGCCAAAATCCCAGAGATACAATGTAGCGGCATGAGAGGTATTGGTATAGTCCACCTGTGAATCGGTTATCTTTGCTTCCTCAGGAACAAAATTGAATCCGGCGGTTGGCACAGGATATACCTTTACCAGGGTATCATAAACAGCTGTATTTTCGCATCCGTTAACGTCGAGCACCGTAAGACTGATATCGAAAGCTTTACGCAAATCATCCGGATTAAAAAATTTGTGATTTGGATTTTCATCGTAAGAAGTACTCCCATCATTAAAATTCCAAAGATATGATTTGGCCGGCTTACTGTTTTTTGCAGAAAACCCGGTAATTAACGGCGAGCACCCCTCCTTGTTAACAACCTCGACAATAATATTAGGTTTTACCTTTACTTCCAGCGCCAACGACGAGTCTACACATCCCTGTTCATTTACTGTTAATGCTACCGAACGATCAATATTTTCAAATCCCAGCGGAATGGTAACGCTATCTAAGCCAATTCCCGATTCAAATTCCACATCGTTGTAATACCACGTATATTCGGTCGGCTCGAAGTTTTCTTCCGTATACGACAGATGGAGGTTATAGCCGTAGCATTCGCTGGAATCGAGATCGAAAATTGCTTCAGGTTGGTTATGGAATTCAAACATTACCGTATCGGTGTACGGACAGCTTGCTTCATTGATGGTATTTAGCTGAAAAAAGTATTGCCCAAAAGAATCCACTGCAATTGTTGGTTGTAACAAAGTTGGATTTGTAACATTTGCATCAGAATCGAGCGGAATCAGGTCAACCAGTGGATCAGAATCCTGGAAAAAAAGATCTATCGTTGCTTCCTTAGTCCCACAGAAGAAAGTTCTTACCCTACTGTAATCCAGTTCCGGGCGATGACTTTCACGTACTTCAATATAAGCTGTCGCCGACAGTTGCAACTCAAGGTTTTCCATTCCACCAAACTCCACCACATATCCCTGAGGATAATAATAACCATCAGGCTTAAGTTTATCTCCCTCGTCTGAGAGATCGTTCCACGACTTCTTTCTTCCTCCCGGATCAACAACCATGTGCGCATAATCTTCATCATCACCCCAACTTTTTTGCACATTATTGGGTTCACCATTATTCCAATAGGCAAATCCAAACGCCGTTCCTCCGGAAGTGCCCCTCCAGAAAAGTGTTCCTGCTTCGGGCCCGGTTTTCCAGTACCAATCCCCTTCCTTATCGGCATCGCTTCCACCTATCCACCCAACACCGTCAATTTTCGAATAAATAAAATCATTTTCAATGCTGGATATAATTGTAGCTAAATACCCCTGAAGCCCATAGTATGTCTTTTTTTCGGCTTCTGCTTTGGCCACTGTCCATCTAATTCCGCGTTTAGTTACATATTGGTAAAAATGTTCCGTAGCCGGTAAATAATCGGCATCAAGCAAACTAATTGCAAATTCTCTGGTGCCAACACTCCTTGTCCCACTCAAATTATAGTAAAACACTTTTGAAATGGCTTCCCGGTATTGTTCGTCGGTACCCACGCCACTTATTTCCAGGGTTCCTTTTGCATCATCCCAATTATACTCCAACGGAGCAACCTTATCATAGCCAAGCTTGTCTTCCCCTTGCAGATAATTGACAATCGATACCTGCATTCCTTTATCAGCAGCATCAATCTGAATATTTTGTAAGGAGATATGAGGGGCTACATAAACCGAGTCGGAGCAATAAATAATCGGATCGGTGTCGGTATTCTCAATTACCGGAACATTTTGCCCAAAAACAAAACCGGTATTTCCCAGAAACCCAAAAAGAACGCCAAGAAATACCGGTTTTAGTTTTATCATCTTGTAAGTAATTATTTTCTATTCGAAAAATATTTCATGAATTGCGAGCGCTCGTAAACCATCGGATCGGGTATGTTTTTATACGAAAGACGACCTCTGAAATCTTCTATATTTTTAAAGTTCCACTTCTTCATAAATGCGGTTAAATCGTCTAACATATCGGTAACCACTTGCGCACCATTAACATACAGCGTAGAACAAAGTTGCGCGACCTGTGCACCAGCCAGCAACTGTTTAATTACCGCATCGCCATTGTGGATTCCGGTTGAGGCAGCAATATCCAAATGCGTAACCGAAGATGAAACAATACCTACCCAGCGCAACGAACGACGCAAATCGGATGGAGAGCTAAACACTTCGGAGGCTACCAGTTCCAGTTTATCCAGGTTGATATCAGGCTCGTAAAAACGGTTAAACATTACCACCCCTGCAGCACCGTTGGCTTTTAGTTTGTCGGCCATTCCAATAATATTGCTGTGGTTTAAACCAAACTTCACCGAAACCGGAATACTCACTTCGCTTTTTACCTTTTCCAATACATCGAGGTAAAGTTGTTCGATCATTCCCGGCTTTTCATGACGATCAGTCGGCAAATAGAAAATATTCAGTTCGATGGCATCAGCACCAGCTTCTTCAAAATTTTTAGCAAAAGTGGTCCACTCTTTCGACGACACACAGTTTACACTGGCGATAATCGGAACATCAACCGCTTCTTTTGCTTTTTTTACCAGCTCCAGATGTTTGGTTACCGTATTATCGCGCATATAATTTCGGATGTAATCTTCGGCCTCGGGATAGCCAACATTATGCTGATCTTTAGCCAGCATATTGGTCACCTCGTTGTTTATCTGCTCTTCGAAAATCGATTTAAGCACAATAGCACCAATACCGGCATCGGCAAGTTCTTTAATTTTTTCAACCGAACTGGTTAGTCCCGAACTGGCGGCAACCAAAGGATTTTTCAGCTTTAGTCCGAGGTATGAAGTCTCTAAATTTGCCATAATAAAAGTTTATAGTTTGCAGTACAGCTTTTAAGGTAGAAATAATTCCGTGCCCTCAACCGCTGTCTCTATTTCAATAAATCTGTCTGTTTTAATAGTTTCGTGCTCCAAAAATTTTACTTCCCACACGAATCATCGTGCTTCCCTCCTCAACAGCAATAGGATAATCGCCTGACATGCCCATTGAAATCTCAGTAAAAAATTTGAAATCGGAAAAGTATTTATTTTTTAGCGAATTAAAAATACTTTTTAACACGCGAAATTCATTCCGTATCTGATTCTTTTCATCGGTGTAGGTAGCCATCCCCATCACTCCAACAACTCGTACATTTGTTAGCTGCTTAAATGCATCGGACGACAGTAAAACATCGGCCTCATCAGGCGACAAACCAAACTTTGTAAGTTCTTTGGCAATATGAAATTGCAACAATACATCGATTACCCGATTATTTTTAAGAGCCTCTTTGTTGATAGTTTTTAAGAGTTTAATGGAATCAACTCCATGAATAAGCGAGATAAACGGAGCAATATATTTGACCTTGTTGGATTGCGGATGACCAATAAAATGCCACTCGATATCTTTGGGCAGTTCTTCGTATTTTTTAGCTAGATCCTGTACTTTGTTTTCACCAAAAATGCGTTGACCAACGTTGTAGGCTTCCAAAATATCCCCGTTGGGTTTTGTCTTTGAAACAGCTACCAAACGTACATTTTTAGGCAAACTTTCCGCAATTTCTTTTATATTTTTCCCAATATCCATTCCTCGCACGAATTTGACGTAAAAATAGAAATAAAGTTGGAAACCCTTCAATGATCGGGATTCAAAGTTGGAACAGAAAGTATCGTGCTTTTTAATATTTTTGCAGCACAGCATGAAAGGAAGCAAAACGATAATATCGGAAATGAATGAACTGGGCCGCAGAAAAGAGGCCTTTGTTTTTGTAATCGATTTTGACACCACAAAAGCAAAGCTTTTCAAACCCGACGAAACGGATAAAATATGGTGGAAGGCAAATAATCAATCAAATTTAGCCCCACCAATAACTGATGAAAAAGAAATAAAATGGGAAACTGAGCCGGTTTCATTCATTCATTATAAAAAGGGATTTGATCTTGTTCAGCACCACATTCACAACGGCGATACATATTTGCTGAATTACACGCAGCCAACAAGGGTAAAAACCAACCTCTCGTTGGAAGAAATCTTTAACCACAGCGAGGCGCGTTATAAAGTACTGCTGAAAGATGAATTTGTATGTTTTTCGCCCGAGAGATTTGTACAGATCGATGCCGGAAAAATTTCGTCGTACCCCATGAAAGGAACGATGGACGCATCGTTGCCCAATGCCAAAGAACGTATTTTGAACGACTCGAAAGAGCTGGCAGAGCATAATACCATTGTAGATTTGATACGAAACGACCTGAGCCTGGTAGCCGAAAATGTAACAGTTGAAAAATTTCGTTACCTCGAGCGACTTAAAACCAATCAGCGCGATTTGTGGCAGGTGAGTTCGAAAATAAGCGGCGATCTGCCCGAAAACTACACTGAACAAATTGGCGATATTATTTTTAAAATGTTGCCGGCCGGATCGATTTGCGGTGCGCCAAAAAAGAAAACCGTGGAGATTATTAAAACTGCCGAAAACTTCGACCGAGGTTTTTATACTGGTATTTTTGGCTATTTCAACGGGCAAAACCTCGATAGCTGTGTGCTGATTCGCTACATAGAAAA
Proteins encoded in this region:
- a CDS encoding aminodeoxychorismate synthase component I, giving the protein MEQKVSCFLIFLQHSMKGSKTIISEMNELGRRKEAFVFVIDFDTTKAKLFKPDETDKIWWKANNQSNLAPPITDEKEIKWETEPVSFIHYKKGFDLVQHHIHNGDTYLLNYTQPTRVKTNLSLEEIFNHSEARYKVLLKDEFVCFSPERFVQIDAGKISSYPMKGTMDASLPNAKERILNDSKELAEHNTIVDLIRNDLSLVAENVTVEKFRYLERLKTNQRDLWQVSSKISGDLPENYTEQIGDIIFKMLPAGSICGAPKKKTVEIIKTAENFDRGFYTGIFGYFNGQNLDSCVLIRYIEKQENQLVYKSGGGITYLSNAESEYEELVKKVYIPVLKN
- a CDS encoding PKD domain-containing protein, producing the protein MIKLKPVFLGVLFGFLGNTGFVFGQNVPVIENTDTDPIIYCSDSVYVAPHISLQNIQIDAADKGMQVSIVNYLQGEDKLGYDKVAPLEYNWDDAKGTLEISGVGTDEQYREAISKVFYYNLSGTRSVGTREFAISLLDADYLPATEHFYQYVTKRGIRWTVAKAEAEKKTYYGLQGYLATIISSIENDFIYSKIDGVGWIGGSDADKEGDWYWKTGPEAGTLFWRGTSGGTAFGFAYWNNGEPNNVQKSWGDDEDYAHMVVDPGGRKKSWNDLSDEGDKLKPDGYYYPQGYVVEFGGMENLELQLSATAYIEVRESHRPELDYSRVRTFFCGTKEATIDLFFQDSDPLVDLIPLDSDANVTNPTLLQPTIAVDSFGQYFFQLNTINEASCPYTDTVMFEFHNQPEAIFDLDSSECYGYNLHLSYTEENFEPTEYTWYYNDVEFESGIGLDSVTIPLGFENIDRSVALTVNEQGCVDSSLALEVKVKPNIIVEVVNKEGCSPLITGFSAKNSKPAKSYLWNFNDGSTSYDENPNHKFFNPDDLRKAFDISLTVLDVNGCENTAVYDTLVKVYPVPTAGFNFVPEEAKITDSQVDYTNTSHAATLYLWDFGDSTYSAETDPVHSYEDMGVYNMTLEAVNSFGCADTIVKQISVVFDKINPPTAFSPNASLPEDQEFRLHAKGVVNDGYNLLIFNRWGELIFESNSQEQGWDGKMRNGNFAPSGVYTWVLEYSDIMGDSHKQKGNITLLF
- a CDS encoding type IX secretion system membrane protein PorP/SprF, whose amino-acid sequence is MYFKKLLFALLVLPCAVFAQDPGYSQFFANPLHLNPAFAGTTELPRMVINYRNQWPEKGNSFTTYSLSYDFLLKERNAGIGFQAYHDREPNNIITTSAAIATYSYHLQLGLESFMTLGLNAGLVRKQFDTNGLIFPSEINQLSGVITGSTEANLYEGSKTYPDFAIGAVGQHRQVFWGASLHHLTTPDESIHQGDNKGKVPMKITVHAGTRLHKFHHALLSRRFTLSPNILYQQQGSFKQLNLGIYMIEKSFLFGAWFRNNIDTRPDAIIALIGFAREKFQFGYSFDYTLSELSNYSYGSHELSITFFVGAKGEHKIRNKLLIPML
- a CDS encoding dihydroorotate dehydrogenase-like protein, with translation MANLETSYLGLKLKNPLVAASSGLTSSVEKIKELADAGIGAIVLKSIFEEQINNEVTNMLAKDQHNVGYPEAEDYIRNYMRDNTVTKHLELVKKAKEAVDVPIIASVNCVSSKEWTTFAKNFEEAGADAIELNIFYLPTDRHEKPGMIEQLYLDVLEKVKSEVSIPVSVKFGLNHSNIIGMADKLKANGAAGVVMFNRFYEPDINLDKLELVASEVFSSPSDLRRSLRWVGIVSSSVTHLDIAASTGIHNGDAVIKQLLAGAQVAQLCSTLYVNGAQVVTDMLDDLTAFMKKWNFKNIEDFRGRLSYKNIPDPMVYERSQFMKYFSNRK
- a CDS encoding YggS family pyridoxal phosphate-dependent enzyme; this translates as MDIGKNIKEIAESLPKNVRLVAVSKTKPNGDILEAYNVGQRIFGENKVQDLAKKYEELPKDIEWHFIGHPQSNKVKYIAPFISLIHGVDSIKLLKTINKEALKNNRVIDVLLQFHIAKELTKFGLSPDEADVLLSSDAFKQLTNVRVVGVMGMATYTDEKNQIRNEFRVLKSIFNSLKNKYFSDFKFFTEISMGMSGDYPIAVEEGSTMIRVGSKIFGARNY